The Pagrus major chromosome 17, Pma_NU_1.0 genome includes a region encoding these proteins:
- the LOC141011617 gene encoding NACHT, LRR and PYD domains-containing protein 3-like isoform X4 gives MSGSASSTDGFKSAKADSSKDDPPVFETNPPCAQTSLAEDLKMSGCGSERGSASSTISFKSAESDRSKEFPPVFSSEPKRSQTSLAEDLKMSECGSERGSASSTISLKSAESDRSKEFPPVFSSEPKLSQTSDQNAESMQQNQDTLKDFESKAVTLLKKALRTHKKVLSAKHKELFEEDKQVDVLDDQLVETDEETKEAALKIALHILRSMKEDEHAHTLERSHYGAIFMYQKKLRSSLKRKNELISEGTTQQWPVPLEKIYTKLYLTDGDSGEVNREHEVRQIETEFNRRKSSETQIKCEDIIKPLPNQQGKPIRTVLTKGIAGIGKTVSVQKFMLDWSEEKTNQDIQLLFSLPFRELNLIKNERRSLMELLYDFSPGLKESLIELKMCKVLFVLDGFDECRLPLDFKGNERCCDATQSASVDVLLTNLIAGNLLPEAKLWITTRPAAASCIPRQYVDRTTEIRGFNKLQKEEYFNKKIEDATLAKRVIANIKSARSLYIMCHVPVFCWISSIVLGEMCAKAAGGKMPKTLTQMYIHFLSHQTAQKQVKYCEDQQLDSQENNEVIMSLGKLAFKQLEKGNLIFYEEDLKDCGIDVKQASVYSGVCTEVFREECCMQHKVFCFVHLSVQEFLAALYVHVMYTVKGVNLLMEEPKQMVQTKSVFDLHKAAVDRALQSENGHLDLFLRFLLGLSLESSQDLLRGLKIQVETSNTQSHWETIEHIKKEVNQSQHPEKYINLFHCLNELNDHSLVEEIQSDLDSDRDLVMDDRSAAQWAALVFVLLTSTEKPEEIHLKKYSRTKEGLLRLLPAIKASRSAKLNDCNLTADCSEVLASTLSSSSNELTHLNLSDNSLQDSGIEHLCPGLQSPNCRLKTLRLNRCGLTQRGCEKLASVLSCPTSHLGELDLSDNDIEDSGVQLLSTGLGNVCCKLETLRLSFCNITEKGCVSLASAVKSNPSYLSELDLSYNHLGESGVKLISEALEEGRCELTKLRVDHNAEHWFKPGLRRHACELRMDPNTAHKLLILSDDQQKVLQGVEEQPYPDHDDRFDYWAQVLSQQGLQGRCYWEVEWEGKWAGIGVTYNSIGRKGPENDCVMGYNGVSWSLHCSGNGYRAYHNFESIVLPVPLGDSCGLAVYLDWQAGILSFYRVSSGRSLTHLHTFVTTFTQPLYPIFRVWGKGSSVRLCQLE, from the exons ATGAGTGGATCAGCATCTTCGACTGACGGCTTTAAGTCTGCGAAGGCCGACAGCTCCAAAGACGATCCACCAGTCTTTGAAACTAATCCTCCATGTGCACAAACAAG TCTCGCTGAAGACCTGAAGATGAGTGGATGTGGATCTGAGAGAGGATCAGCGTCCTCAACAATCAGCTTCAAGTCTGCAGAGAGTGACCGCTCCAAAGAATTTCCTCCAGTCTTCAGTAGTGAACCCAAACGTTCACAAACAAG TCTCGCTGAAGACCTGAAGATGAGTGAATGTGGATCTGAGAGAGGTTCAGCATCTTCAACAATCAGCTTAAAGTCTGCAGAGAGTGACCGCTCCAAAGAATTTCCTCCAGTCTTCAGCAGTGAACCCAAACTTTCACAAACAAG TGACCAGAATGCAGAAAGCATGCAGCAGAACCAGGACACCCTGAAG GACTTTGAATCTAAAGCCGTCACTTTATTAAAGAAAGCTCTGAGAACCCATAAGAAGGTcctttctgcaaaacacaaagaatTGTTTGAAGAAGACAAGCAGGTGGACGTACTCGATGATCAACTGGTGGAGACTGATGAAGAAACTAAAGAAGCAGCTCTGAAGATTGCCCTCCACATCTTGAGGTCCATGAAGGAGGATGAACATGCTCACACTCTTGAGCGAA GTCATTATGGAGCAATTTTCATGTACCAGAAGAAACTAAGATCTTCACTGAAGAGAAAGAATGAATTAATATCGGAAGGAACTACACAGCAGTGGCCTGTGCCTCTTGAAAAGATTTATACTAAGCTCTACCTGACTGATGGGGACAGCGGAGAGGTCAACAGAGAACATGAAGTGAGACAAATTGAGACAGAGTTCAATAGACGCAAGTCTTCGGAAACTCAGATCAAGTGTGAGGACATCATCAAGCCCTTACCCAATCAACAAGGCAAACCAATCAGAACGGTGCTCACCAAGGGGATAGCAGGCATCGGCAAAACTGTGTCAGTACAGAAGTTCATGCTGGACTGGTCAGAGGAGAAGACCAATCAAGACATCCAGCTCCTGTTTTCACTTCCTTTTAGGGAGCTGAATTTGatcaaaaatgaaagaagaagtTTGATGGAGCTCCTGTACGACTTCTCTCCAGGCCTGAAAGAATCTCTAATAGAACTGAAGATGTGCAAAGTCCTGTTTGTACTGGACGGTTTCGATGAGTGCAGACTCCCTCTGGATTTCAAGGGAAATGAGAGATGCTGTGATGCTACACAGTCCGCCTCAGTGGacgtgctgctgacaaacctcattgCAGGAAACTTGTTACCAGAGGCAAAACTGTGGATAACTACCCGACCTGCTGCAGCTAGCTGCATCCCTCGACAGTATGTGGATCGGACGACCGAGATACGAGGCTTCAACAAGctacagaaggaggagtacttcaacAAGAAAATTGAGGATGCAACTTTAGCCAAGAGAGTAATCGCAAACATAAAGTCTGCAAGAAGTCTCTACATCATGTGCCATGTACCAGTGTTTTGCTGGATTTCCTCTATCGTCCTGGGAGAAATGTGTGccaaagcagcaggaggaaaaaTGCCAAAGACTTTGACTCAGATGTACATCCACTTTCTGTCACATCAGACCGCTCAGAAGCAAGTCAAGTACTGTGAAGATCAACAACTGGACTCCCAGGAGAATAACGAGGTGATTATGTCACTTGGGAAGTTGGCCTTCAAGCAGCTGGAGAAAGGCAACTTGATCTTCTACGAGGAAGATCTTAAAGACTGTGGTATTGATGTCAAACAAGCGTCTGTCTACTCAGGAGTGTGCACTGAAGTCTTTAGGGAAGAGTGCTGTATGCAGCATAAAGTCTTCTGCTTTGTGCATCTGTCTGTCCAAGAGTTTCTCGCAGCTTTGTACGTCCATGTGATGTACACGGTCAAAGGTGTGAACCTGTTGATGGAGGAACCTAAACAGATGGTCCAAACCAAGTCTGTATTTGACTTGCACAAAGCTGCAGTGGACAGAGCCTTACAAAGTGAAAATGGCCACCTGGATCTCTTCCTGCGTTTCCTCCTCGGACTCTCTCTGGAGTCCAGTCAGGATCTGCTCAGAGGCCTGAAGATTCAGGTAGAAACCAGCAACACACAAAGTCACTGGGAAACCATCGAGCACATCAAGAAGGAAGTAAATCAGTCTCAACATCCAGAGAAGTACATCAATCTCTTTCACTGTCTGAACGAGTTGAACGACCACTCTCTGGTGGAGGAGATCCAGAGTGACTTGGACTCAGACCGAGACTTGGTGATGGACGACCGCTCTGCAGCTCAGTGGGCAGCTCTGGTCTTTGTTTTGCTGACCTCAACGGAGAAACCAGAGGAGATCCACCTCAAGAAATACTCCAGAACAAAGGAAGGCCTTCTCAGGCTCCTACCAGCCATCAAAGCATCCAGATCAGCAAA GTTGAATGATTGTAATCTCACTGCAGACTGCTCTGAGGTGCTGGCCTCCACTCTCAGCTCGAGCTCTAATGAGCTGACTCATTTAAACTTGAGTGACAACAGCTTACAAGACTCAGGAATCGAGCATCTCTGCCCCGGACTCCAGAGCCCAAACTGCAGACTGAAGACATTGAG GCTGAACCGATGCGGACTCACCCAGAGAGGCTGTGAGAAACTGGCTTCAGTCCTGAGCTGTCCCACATCACATCTTGGAGAGCTGGACTTGAGTGACAACGACATTGAGGACTCAGGagtgcagctgctctccactggACTGGGAAATGTGTGCTGTAAACTGGAAACTCTGAG GTTGTCCTTCTGTAACATCACAGAGAAAGGTTGTGTCTCTTTGGCCTCGGCGGTGAAGTCCAACCCATCGTACCTGAGcgagctggacctgagctacaatcaccTCGGAGAGTCAGGAGTGAAGCTCATCTCTGAAGCTCTGGAGGAAGGACGATGTGAATTAACTAAACTCAG AGTCGACCACAATGCAGAACACTGGTTTAAACCAGGACTACGACGAC ATGCATGTGAGCTAAGAATGGATCCTAACACTGCTCACAAACTCCTCATCCTCTCCGACGACCAACAGAAAGTTCTCCAGGGCGTTGAAGAGCAGCCGTACCCCGATCACGATGACAGGTTTGACTACTGGGCCCAAGTCCTGTCCCAGCAGGGCCTGCAGGGccgctgttactgggaggtggagtgggaAGGAAAATGGGCCGGGATCGGAGTGACCTACAACAGCATCGGTCGCAAAGGGCCAGAAAACGACTGTGTGATGGGATACAATGGAGTATCTTGGAGTCTGCACTGCTCTGGGAATGGCTACCGTGCGTATCACAACTTCGAGAGCATCGTCCTCCCGGTCCCTCTGGGTGATTCTTGTGGACTGGCAGTGTATCTGGACTGGCAGGCCGGCATcctgtccttctacagagttTCTTCTGGAAGGTCgctcacacacctgcacaccttCGTCACCAcgttcactcagcctctctaccCAATATTCAGGGTGTGGGGAAAGGGCTCCTCAGTGAGGCTGTGTCAGCTGGAATAA
- the LOC141011617 gene encoding NLR family CARD domain-containing protein 3-like isoform X6, with protein MSGSASSTDGFKSAKADSSKDDPPVFETNPPCAQTSLAEDLKMSECGSERGSASSTISLKSAESDRSKEFPPVFSSEPKLSQTSDQNAESMQQNQDTLKDFESKAVTLLKKALRTHKKVLSAKHKELFEEDKQVDVLDDQLVETDEETKEAALKIALHILRSMKEDEHAHTLERSHYGAIFMYQKKLRSSLKRKNELISEGTTQQWPVPLEKIYTKLYLTDGDSGEVNREHEVRQIETEFNRRKSSETQIKCEDIIKPLPNQQGKPIRTVLTKGIAGIGKTVSVQKFMLDWSEEKTNQDIQLLFSLPFRELNLIKNERRSLMELLYDFSPGLKESLIELKMCKVLFVLDGFDECRLPLDFKGNERCCDATQSASVDVLLTNLIAGNLLPEAKLWITTRPAAASCIPRQYVDRTTEIRGFNKLQKEEYFNKKIEDATLAKRVIANIKSARSLYIMCHVPVFCWISSIVLGEMCAKAAGGKMPKTLTQMYIHFLSHQTAQKQVKYCEDQQLDSQENNEVIMSLGKLAFKQLEKGNLIFYEEDLKDCGIDVKQASVYSGVCTEVFREECCMQHKVFCFVHLSVQEFLAALYVHVMYTVKGVNLLMEEPKQMVQTKSVFDLHKAAVDRALQSENGHLDLFLRFLLGLSLESSQDLLRGLKIQVETSNTQSHWETIEHIKKEVNQSQHPEKYINLFHCLNELNDHSLVEEIQSDLDSDRDLVMDDRSAAQWAALVFVLLTSTEKPEEIHLKKYSRTKEGLLRLLPAIKASRSAKLNDCNLTADCSEVLASTLSSSSNELTHLNLSDNSLQDSGIEHLCPGLQSPNCRLKTLRLNRCGLTQRGCEKLASVLSCPTSHLGELDLSDNDIEDSGVQLLSTGLGNVCCKLETLRLSFCNITEKGCVSLASAVKSNPSYLSELDLSYNHLGESGVKLISEALEEGRCELTKLRVDHNAEHWFKPGLRRHACELRMDPNTAHKLLILSDDQQKVLQGVEEQPYPDHDDRFDYWAQVLSQQGLQGRCYWEVEWEGKWAGIGVTYNSIGRKGPENDCVMGYNGVSWSLHCSGNGYRAYHNFESIVLPVPLGDSCGLAVYLDWQAGILSFYRVSSGRSLTHLHTFVTTFTQPLYPIFRVWGKGSSVRLCQLE; from the exons ATGAGTGGATCAGCATCTTCGACTGACGGCTTTAAGTCTGCGAAGGCCGACAGCTCCAAAGACGATCCACCAGTCTTTGAAACTAATCCTCCATGTGCACAAACAAG TCTCGCTGAAGACCTGAAGATGAGTGAATGTGGATCTGAGAGAGGTTCAGCATCTTCAACAATCAGCTTAAAGTCTGCAGAGAGTGACCGCTCCAAAGAATTTCCTCCAGTCTTCAGCAGTGAACCCAAACTTTCACAAACAAG TGACCAGAATGCAGAAAGCATGCAGCAGAACCAGGACACCCTGAAG GACTTTGAATCTAAAGCCGTCACTTTATTAAAGAAAGCTCTGAGAACCCATAAGAAGGTcctttctgcaaaacacaaagaatTGTTTGAAGAAGACAAGCAGGTGGACGTACTCGATGATCAACTGGTGGAGACTGATGAAGAAACTAAAGAAGCAGCTCTGAAGATTGCCCTCCACATCTTGAGGTCCATGAAGGAGGATGAACATGCTCACACTCTTGAGCGAA GTCATTATGGAGCAATTTTCATGTACCAGAAGAAACTAAGATCTTCACTGAAGAGAAAGAATGAATTAATATCGGAAGGAACTACACAGCAGTGGCCTGTGCCTCTTGAAAAGATTTATACTAAGCTCTACCTGACTGATGGGGACAGCGGAGAGGTCAACAGAGAACATGAAGTGAGACAAATTGAGACAGAGTTCAATAGACGCAAGTCTTCGGAAACTCAGATCAAGTGTGAGGACATCATCAAGCCCTTACCCAATCAACAAGGCAAACCAATCAGAACGGTGCTCACCAAGGGGATAGCAGGCATCGGCAAAACTGTGTCAGTACAGAAGTTCATGCTGGACTGGTCAGAGGAGAAGACCAATCAAGACATCCAGCTCCTGTTTTCACTTCCTTTTAGGGAGCTGAATTTGatcaaaaatgaaagaagaagtTTGATGGAGCTCCTGTACGACTTCTCTCCAGGCCTGAAAGAATCTCTAATAGAACTGAAGATGTGCAAAGTCCTGTTTGTACTGGACGGTTTCGATGAGTGCAGACTCCCTCTGGATTTCAAGGGAAATGAGAGATGCTGTGATGCTACACAGTCCGCCTCAGTGGacgtgctgctgacaaacctcattgCAGGAAACTTGTTACCAGAGGCAAAACTGTGGATAACTACCCGACCTGCTGCAGCTAGCTGCATCCCTCGACAGTATGTGGATCGGACGACCGAGATACGAGGCTTCAACAAGctacagaaggaggagtacttcaacAAGAAAATTGAGGATGCAACTTTAGCCAAGAGAGTAATCGCAAACATAAAGTCTGCAAGAAGTCTCTACATCATGTGCCATGTACCAGTGTTTTGCTGGATTTCCTCTATCGTCCTGGGAGAAATGTGTGccaaagcagcaggaggaaaaaTGCCAAAGACTTTGACTCAGATGTACATCCACTTTCTGTCACATCAGACCGCTCAGAAGCAAGTCAAGTACTGTGAAGATCAACAACTGGACTCCCAGGAGAATAACGAGGTGATTATGTCACTTGGGAAGTTGGCCTTCAAGCAGCTGGAGAAAGGCAACTTGATCTTCTACGAGGAAGATCTTAAAGACTGTGGTATTGATGTCAAACAAGCGTCTGTCTACTCAGGAGTGTGCACTGAAGTCTTTAGGGAAGAGTGCTGTATGCAGCATAAAGTCTTCTGCTTTGTGCATCTGTCTGTCCAAGAGTTTCTCGCAGCTTTGTACGTCCATGTGATGTACACGGTCAAAGGTGTGAACCTGTTGATGGAGGAACCTAAACAGATGGTCCAAACCAAGTCTGTATTTGACTTGCACAAAGCTGCAGTGGACAGAGCCTTACAAAGTGAAAATGGCCACCTGGATCTCTTCCTGCGTTTCCTCCTCGGACTCTCTCTGGAGTCCAGTCAGGATCTGCTCAGAGGCCTGAAGATTCAGGTAGAAACCAGCAACACACAAAGTCACTGGGAAACCATCGAGCACATCAAGAAGGAAGTAAATCAGTCTCAACATCCAGAGAAGTACATCAATCTCTTTCACTGTCTGAACGAGTTGAACGACCACTCTCTGGTGGAGGAGATCCAGAGTGACTTGGACTCAGACCGAGACTTGGTGATGGACGACCGCTCTGCAGCTCAGTGGGCAGCTCTGGTCTTTGTTTTGCTGACCTCAACGGAGAAACCAGAGGAGATCCACCTCAAGAAATACTCCAGAACAAAGGAAGGCCTTCTCAGGCTCCTACCAGCCATCAAAGCATCCAGATCAGCAAA GTTGAATGATTGTAATCTCACTGCAGACTGCTCTGAGGTGCTGGCCTCCACTCTCAGCTCGAGCTCTAATGAGCTGACTCATTTAAACTTGAGTGACAACAGCTTACAAGACTCAGGAATCGAGCATCTCTGCCCCGGACTCCAGAGCCCAAACTGCAGACTGAAGACATTGAG GCTGAACCGATGCGGACTCACCCAGAGAGGCTGTGAGAAACTGGCTTCAGTCCTGAGCTGTCCCACATCACATCTTGGAGAGCTGGACTTGAGTGACAACGACATTGAGGACTCAGGagtgcagctgctctccactggACTGGGAAATGTGTGCTGTAAACTGGAAACTCTGAG GTTGTCCTTCTGTAACATCACAGAGAAAGGTTGTGTCTCTTTGGCCTCGGCGGTGAAGTCCAACCCATCGTACCTGAGcgagctggacctgagctacaatcaccTCGGAGAGTCAGGAGTGAAGCTCATCTCTGAAGCTCTGGAGGAAGGACGATGTGAATTAACTAAACTCAG AGTCGACCACAATGCAGAACACTGGTTTAAACCAGGACTACGACGAC ATGCATGTGAGCTAAGAATGGATCCTAACACTGCTCACAAACTCCTCATCCTCTCCGACGACCAACAGAAAGTTCTCCAGGGCGTTGAAGAGCAGCCGTACCCCGATCACGATGACAGGTTTGACTACTGGGCCCAAGTCCTGTCCCAGCAGGGCCTGCAGGGccgctgttactgggaggtggagtgggaAGGAAAATGGGCCGGGATCGGAGTGACCTACAACAGCATCGGTCGCAAAGGGCCAGAAAACGACTGTGTGATGGGATACAATGGAGTATCTTGGAGTCTGCACTGCTCTGGGAATGGCTACCGTGCGTATCACAACTTCGAGAGCATCGTCCTCCCGGTCCCTCTGGGTGATTCTTGTGGACTGGCAGTGTATCTGGACTGGCAGGCCGGCATcctgtccttctacagagttTCTTCTGGAAGGTCgctcacacacctgcacaccttCGTCACCAcgttcactcagcctctctaccCAATATTCAGGGTGTGGGGAAAGGGCTCCTCAGTGAGGCTGTGTCAGCTGGAATAA
- the LOC141011617 gene encoding NLR family CARD domain-containing protein 3-like isoform X7, producing MSGSASSTDGFKSAKADGSKDDPPVFETNPPCAQTRLAEDLKMSGCGSERGSASSTISFKSAKSDRSKGHVPFFSSEPKLLQTSDQNAESMQQNQDTLKDFESKAVTLLKKALRTHKKVLSAKHKELFEEDKQVDVLDDQLVETDEETKEAALKIALHILRSMKEDEHAHTLERSHYGAIFMYQKKLRSSLKRKNELISEGTTQQWPVPLEKIYTKLYLTDGDSGEVNREHEVRQIETEFNRRKSSETQIKCEDIIKPLPNQQGKPIRTVLTKGIAGIGKTVSVQKFMLDWSEEKTNQDIQLLFSLPFRELNLIKNERRSLMELLYDFSPGLKESLIELKMCKVLFVLDGFDECRLPLDFKGNERCCDATQSASVDVLLTNLIAGNLLPEAKLWITTRPAAASCIPRQYVDRTTEIRGFNKLQKEEYFNKKIEDATLAKRVIANIKSARSLYIMCHVPVFCWISSIVLGEMCAKAAGGKMPKTLTQMYIHFLSHQTAQKQVKYCEDQQLDSQENNEVIMSLGKLAFKQLEKGNLIFYEEDLKDCGIDVKQASVYSGVCTEVFREECCMQHKVFCFVHLSVQEFLAALYVHVMYTVKGVNLLMEEPKQMVQTKSVFDLHKAAVDRALQSENGHLDLFLRFLLGLSLESSQDLLRGLKIQVETSNTQSHWETIEHIKKEVNQSQHPEKYINLFHCLNELNDHSLVEEIQSDLDSDRDLVMDDRSAAQWAALVFVLLTSTEKPEEIHLKKYSRTKEGLLRLLPAIKASRSAKLNDCNLTADCSEVLASTLSSSSNELTHLNLSDNSLQDSGIEHLCPGLQSPNCRLKTLRLNRCGLTQRGCEKLASVLSCPTSHLGELDLSDNDIEDSGVQLLSTGLGNVCCKLETLRLSFCNITEKGCVSLASAVKSNPSYLSELDLSYNHLGESGVKLISEALEEGRCELTKLRVDHNAEHWFKPGLRRHACELRMDPNTAHKLLILSDDQQKVLQGVEEQPYPDHDDRFDYWAQVLSQQGLQGRCYWEVEWEGKWAGIGVTYNSIGRKGPENDCVMGYNGVSWSLHCSGNGYRAYHNFESIVLPVPLGDSCGLAVYLDWQAGILSFYRVSSGRSLTHLHTFVTTFTQPLYPIFRVWGKGSSVRLCQLE from the exons TGACCAGAATGCAGAAAGCATGCAGCAGAACCAGGACACCCTGAAG GACTTTGAATCTAAAGCCGTCACTTTATTAAAGAAAGCTCTGAGAACCCATAAGAAGGTcctttctgcaaaacacaaagaatTGTTTGAAGAAGACAAGCAGGTGGACGTACTCGATGATCAACTGGTGGAGACTGATGAAGAAACTAAAGAAGCAGCTCTGAAGATTGCCCTCCACATCTTGAGGTCCATGAAGGAGGATGAACATGCTCACACTCTTGAGCGAA GTCATTATGGAGCAATTTTCATGTACCAGAAGAAACTAAGATCTTCACTGAAGAGAAAGAATGAATTAATATCGGAAGGAACTACACAGCAGTGGCCTGTGCCTCTTGAAAAGATTTATACTAAGCTCTACCTGACTGATGGGGACAGCGGAGAGGTCAACAGAGAACATGAAGTGAGACAAATTGAGACAGAGTTCAATAGACGCAAGTCTTCGGAAACTCAGATCAAGTGTGAGGACATCATCAAGCCCTTACCCAATCAACAAGGCAAACCAATCAGAACGGTGCTCACCAAGGGGATAGCAGGCATCGGCAAAACTGTGTCAGTACAGAAGTTCATGCTGGACTGGTCAGAGGAGAAGACCAATCAAGACATCCAGCTCCTGTTTTCACTTCCTTTTAGGGAGCTGAATTTGatcaaaaatgaaagaagaagtTTGATGGAGCTCCTGTACGACTTCTCTCCAGGCCTGAAAGAATCTCTAATAGAACTGAAGATGTGCAAAGTCCTGTTTGTACTGGACGGTTTCGATGAGTGCAGACTCCCTCTGGATTTCAAGGGAAATGAGAGATGCTGTGATGCTACACAGTCCGCCTCAGTGGacgtgctgctgacaaacctcattgCAGGAAACTTGTTACCAGAGGCAAAACTGTGGATAACTACCCGACCTGCTGCAGCTAGCTGCATCCCTCGACAGTATGTGGATCGGACGACCGAGATACGAGGCTTCAACAAGctacagaaggaggagtacttcaacAAGAAAATTGAGGATGCAACTTTAGCCAAGAGAGTAATCGCAAACATAAAGTCTGCAAGAAGTCTCTACATCATGTGCCATGTACCAGTGTTTTGCTGGATTTCCTCTATCGTCCTGGGAGAAATGTGTGccaaagcagcaggaggaaaaaTGCCAAAGACTTTGACTCAGATGTACATCCACTTTCTGTCACATCAGACCGCTCAGAAGCAAGTCAAGTACTGTGAAGATCAACAACTGGACTCCCAGGAGAATAACGAGGTGATTATGTCACTTGGGAAGTTGGCCTTCAAGCAGCTGGAGAAAGGCAACTTGATCTTCTACGAGGAAGATCTTAAAGACTGTGGTATTGATGTCAAACAAGCGTCTGTCTACTCAGGAGTGTGCACTGAAGTCTTTAGGGAAGAGTGCTGTATGCAGCATAAAGTCTTCTGCTTTGTGCATCTGTCTGTCCAAGAGTTTCTCGCAGCTTTGTACGTCCATGTGATGTACACGGTCAAAGGTGTGAACCTGTTGATGGAGGAACCTAAACAGATGGTCCAAACCAAGTCTGTATTTGACTTGCACAAAGCTGCAGTGGACAGAGCCTTACAAAGTGAAAATGGCCACCTGGATCTCTTCCTGCGTTTCCTCCTCGGACTCTCTCTGGAGTCCAGTCAGGATCTGCTCAGAGGCCTGAAGATTCAGGTAGAAACCAGCAACACACAAAGTCACTGGGAAACCATCGAGCACATCAAGAAGGAAGTAAATCAGTCTCAACATCCAGAGAAGTACATCAATCTCTTTCACTGTCTGAACGAGTTGAACGACCACTCTCTGGTGGAGGAGATCCAGAGTGACTTGGACTCAGACCGAGACTTGGTGATGGACGACCGCTCTGCAGCTCAGTGGGCAGCTCTGGTCTTTGTTTTGCTGACCTCAACGGAGAAACCAGAGGAGATCCACCTCAAGAAATACTCCAGAACAAAGGAAGGCCTTCTCAGGCTCCTACCAGCCATCAAAGCATCCAGATCAGCAAA GTTGAATGATTGTAATCTCACTGCAGACTGCTCTGAGGTGCTGGCCTCCACTCTCAGCTCGAGCTCTAATGAGCTGACTCATTTAAACTTGAGTGACAACAGCTTACAAGACTCAGGAATCGAGCATCTCTGCCCCGGACTCCAGAGCCCAAACTGCAGACTGAAGACATTGAG GCTGAACCGATGCGGACTCACCCAGAGAGGCTGTGAGAAACTGGCTTCAGTCCTGAGCTGTCCCACATCACATCTTGGAGAGCTGGACTTGAGTGACAACGACATTGAGGACTCAGGagtgcagctgctctccactggACTGGGAAATGTGTGCTGTAAACTGGAAACTCTGAG GTTGTCCTTCTGTAACATCACAGAGAAAGGTTGTGTCTCTTTGGCCTCGGCGGTGAAGTCCAACCCATCGTACCTGAGcgagctggacctgagctacaatcaccTCGGAGAGTCAGGAGTGAAGCTCATCTCTGAAGCTCTGGAGGAAGGACGATGTGAATTAACTAAACTCAG AGTCGACCACAATGCAGAACACTGGTTTAAACCAGGACTACGACGAC ATGCATGTGAGCTAAGAATGGATCCTAACACTGCTCACAAACTCCTCATCCTCTCCGACGACCAACAGAAAGTTCTCCAGGGCGTTGAAGAGCAGCCGTACCCCGATCACGATGACAGGTTTGACTACTGGGCCCAAGTCCTGTCCCAGCAGGGCCTGCAGGGccgctgttactgggaggtggagtgggaAGGAAAATGGGCCGGGATCGGAGTGACCTACAACAGCATCGGTCGCAAAGGGCCAGAAAACGACTGTGTGATGGGATACAATGGAGTATCTTGGAGTCTGCACTGCTCTGGGAATGGCTACCGTGCGTATCACAACTTCGAGAGCATCGTCCTCCCGGTCCCTCTGGGTGATTCTTGTGGACTGGCAGTGTATCTGGACTGGCAGGCCGGCATcctgtccttctacagagttTCTTCTGGAAGGTCgctcacacacctgcacaccttCGTCACCAcgttcactcagcctctctaccCAATATTCAGGGTGTGGGGAAAGGGCTCCTCAGTGAGGCTGTGTCAGCTGGAATAA